The genomic segment GTACTCCATGACCAATCCCTTCAACTCAGAAGATCATCGGATCGACCAACTACTCTGTGTGGTATCGACCGAGCCAGCCGAGAACGGAACCGCGCGCACAACCACGCGCTGCTTGAACTTCTCTTTTCCGGTCGGCGGCCAGCATGTTACCAAAGTTACTTCTTCTTTGCCAGTAGGCGCGATCAGCTTGGCGTTCTCGGCGTGCTGCTCGGCAGACACGCCCTCCTCATCCACGATCAGGCGCTGCTGGATGAGGTAGCGGAACTGCTGGTCGCCGCTGAACACCAGCACCTCCTCGCCGGGGTGTACATAGTAGAGATCGCGGAACACGTGGCCGAAGCCGCCCACGTGGCCGGCCATCACGATATTGTCGCCCTCGCCGGGGTTGGCCGAGCCCTGGTGGTGGCCCACGGCGTACTTGGCCACCTGCCATGTGGCCACCTGCTCGTCGCCCACCTGGGCCATGTCCCAGCCCACATCCACCACTTTGGCGTCGATATCGACGCTGGGGATGATCAGGCGGGTCACGGTCGAGCGCTTGGCGGCCTGGTCGCTCGGCACCGGCTGGCCGTTATTCAGCATGGGGGCCACGAAGGGAGCAGGCTCCTCCTCTGCTGGGCTGCCCTCGCTCTCCTCAACCACCA from the Chloroflexia bacterium SDU3-3 genome contains:
- a CDS encoding sortase, yielding MTRTQRGRAAGVAHTPRGRATRKPTPRTSTPRIPAPQRSAPRPLTSRFRLLWTLGNILMLVGVVVLLYVGGLYATDAYGRYAARGDSDVPAPVVVEESEGSPAEEEPAPFVAPMLNNGQPVPSDQAAKRSTVTRLIIPSVDIDAKVVDVGWDMAQVGDEQVATWQVAKYAVGHHQGSANPGEGDNIVMAGHVGGFGHVFRDLYYVHPGEEVLVFSGDQQFRYLIQQRLIVDEEGVSAEQHAENAKLIAPTGKEEVTLVTCWPPTGKEKFKQRVVVRAVPFSAGSVDTTQSSWSIR